A window of Daphnia carinata strain CSIRO-1 chromosome 5, CSIRO_AGI_Dcar_HiC_V3, whole genome shotgun sequence genomic DNA:
AtacttgtttttcttaatgtcTGCAACTGCTAGCACGGATGTGATGCAAACTTGCCTTAAGAttcttcaagaaaaaatatctgaTACAAATGAGCCATACTCCATCCTAGTGCCAGACTTACTCATAGTTCTAATGAATTATGGCACAGTGAGCAGCAAACTCTGGTCTGACGGGAATCATATTTCCTTTCCTCGCACCTTTCGCGTTTATCCGCTGAACTCATTTGATTCAGAACTAAATCATAGTTTGCCCTTCCCTCGTctaaatttggaaaaagtaTTATCCCTCTTGCGCTTTAACATAACAACATATCCCTATTTCTCCGAGTCCGAGAAAGGGGGTTTACTCAACCTGATGCTTAACCTTTCAATGGCGAACTACATAGTAGGAGATACTTTTCTCATCCTCATAATTAAAGACATAATATGTGCAATACTTGATAGCTTCAGAGCAGAAGAATGGACGGAAGTTGATTACaaaatggtatttttttttttttttttttttttgcatttattttttttttttcatatttcaacACTACAACTTATTCTCGCTTACTTGCAGGTGGAAGAACTTGCGTTGCAATGTTGGAGTGATGAACTAGATGCAATGGAAATAGTGCAACGAATTAGTTTTATACCGACGACGACAAGCCGTGGAGTGCAACTACTTCAATCTGCTGCGTTCCTTGCAATACAACATCTTATGGATTTGGAAGAAATTACTGTTTGCGGCCGTGTTCTGGTAACTTAAATACTACGTAGGGGTTTCGAAAAAAATCCATAGtaactttctgtttttttttctatagttgGAAGACGTTTACCGATTGGTTTTGTTATTAAgccaaaataattttaaaaattattggaCATTATTCGGTATCATCACGCTATTCAGTTTTACCCTGGATTCGAATGATTCATCGTTAGACAAAGTATTTCTGTtgttaaaattaaatgaaGCTATTTTCAAACTGTGTGTGTATCTGTCTACAGGAGAAAATGACAAATCTTTACGTAGCGATGAATGAAGCCCGCCATAGAATCAGAGACATTTCGGATCAATTGGATACTGCCCCTATGCTTGTAAAAAATCTCATGTGTGAGGTCTCTCTGATGTGGAAGGATTCCATTCCCATTGATAATGTTGTGTAAGTTTCATTAGCTTTGTTTATAAAGAGCTTTACCTCATTTCAGGAAGAGTGTgttaaaaatgtatttgcaAACTGCGATTTTGCGTAACCTGGTAAAACCCAAATGATTGATTTATTCTGAAGTACTATTACATGTGTGAACACATTGTGTCATACCGTAAGTATCATCTTATCATCAAAGATCTACCTCCAACGTAGTGGTGAGCCTTAGTCATTGAATTAAAGTAACATGAAAAACGACTAATTATCGACAGAACGATTTATTTCTCAGCTTTTATACAAAAGGTTAATTACACTTTGGGACACTCAGAACGACTTTGCAGTCTCTAGTTAGTCCTGTAAAGGTCATTGAACCTTGATCCGATTCATTCAAAAGTTTTAGCTTTCTTAGGGCAACGAGTTTCTTGATTGCCACGCGAGTGTGTGTATCGACATTCGGCAACGTAACAGTCATGATGAGTCTGTCGCGAATGCAAGCTTCAACGGCCAGGCGAGTTGTTTCGTTACCTCCAGATATGATTATGTTTCCATTATCGCCTTGTGGAAGATCTATTTTGACTCCATGTTTTTTCTCTAGGAGTTTTGTAATCCGTCCGCCTTTACCAGCAATTCGAGGAATTTCTGAACGTGCAATATAACGGAGGGTGGCAATACGGCCGTCGTTCTCATTTGGTACCAGGATCGGATCTGACTTTGTCACGTTTGGAATGTCCCCACCCTTCTTGCAGCCCTCAGACGACAAAGAACTTGACTTTTCGCCAAAGTCCCCTGTGTCTCCAGGACTACTCGGAAGGTCGgtggcatttttttcttcattgcaTAATGAAACCAGAGGCTTTTTGGCAGATTTACTCGAACAAGATGTGCTATGATTAACTTCACAGGCATCAAACGGGTGAAGACGCGGCTTTACGCCGACGTCCGCCGTTTGCCCGGTATTAATCGGACAGTCTATGTCAAGAGTCAAATCTTGCCCTTGGCTTCCATTCGATGTGCTGATCCGGTTCTTTTTGCGCTTTCTTCGGTCCCTTTTCGCTTTTCGCTTAGCACTTTTATCAGCAGTGTTGAGCGTTTGGGTCATGCTCGCTAACTCAGACTGCTTCGCGTTCGGAATGTCGCGTCTTTTGTGGGCGAAAAGGCACCACAGCAGAATAATAATCGCACCAACCAGAAAAAACATTGTTGTGAGTTCCATGATGgtatatttttgaaattaccCGATCTTGAAAGTAGTTGTCGTAAAACTAATCCGGTTTCAATAGTTTTCGAAACTCGAAGCGATGGAATGGTTCTAGATTTGTCGGTTTGTCTGAGTAAGCCAGGTTTCTAGAGGTGTTATATTTGAAAGCTGTAGAAAacttattcaaaattttcctTAGTAAACAGCGCAGTATATCTGTTCTTCAATGTAATGAAACCTCCTCACAAGTGGCCGTTGCCAAGGATTTTTACTAAACCGAAGCCCAAATCTAAAGACGCTACAAATTTTTCGATTGATTATTAATTAAGTTTTCCTTTACGCACCAAATTCTGTTTGTTAAACATTTTCCGATCAaatcgttcattttttaaatgcttgtACAAGTTTAGCCTGTCATCCTGGGATAGCCGGCATTGTGTCGTCATCCAAAGCTTATGACGAAACGTAGTCGACTATGTTACCTCTGAAGCTATGCCAGGTTTGGACacgttttctctttcctttaaTATGTCGAATGGCCATTTGACTAGGTTAGCAAGAAACGAAAATCGGAAGGTTTCCTGTTTCCCAAATAACATCATCCAATGTAAATATCGCGATTCGTCGGTCATTTTCTCCGTAAATGTATTGTGATTAGAAGGTTGTAACATCGCCATTTGTTTCAATAATTTAGATTTGAACTGGATGGATACTTAACGTTGGGAAAATTTTGGCTGGGCCGTATCGCAAATTAGAAGTCACTAATGTGTCATACTGTCTGCCTTGTCGGCGAAGACTTTCAATGCTGGAAAAAAATCTTCACATATTGGCAGGATTAGCGAGGGGGGTAAAACGAATCCGTAGGTTCCAGTATCGCCTAATTCGACGCCATAGCTGTATTTGATGCCTATAGATTTCGCCCAGTCCACCGAACCACCTGCGAAAAAATCAATCCAAGAGTCACGCTTAAAGCAAAGAAAGATTAGCCTAAAACAAATGCACATACCAGATGCTGAGTAAAGTAATTCAGCAGTGTTGCCTACAGTATACTTGAAACGTACAAATTTGGACGCAGCATCGTCCGCCAATGCTAACAATTCATCATAATCTGCAGGACGAAGGGCCTCATAACCCCAAGGAAGTAGTATATACTGACCATAACTATGAAGAGTGATAAAGACCTTTTTAAACcaaaagatattttaaaaactttgACAAAGAGAGGAGTTAAAGGTAAATGTTACTTTAATTTTGGTCGATTTGCCCtgaatgaaatttgaaacggCAGCAGTTTCACGCTCGGAAAAACCAGCGGGTCCGCGAAAAGTTTCAGTGCACGGTTGTCGGCTAGCGCCCAATCCTCCCCACTGTTGAACACGTAGGAATGTGAGTGACAAATCAAGCCTGAAACCatcaggaagaaaaagaaataaaagtggAAGCATACCTTGTAACCAAAGTTCCGGTTTTGATCAACACCTCGACAAAATAACGCAACCTTAGAACGACTTTTTCGCCATAGGCGATTTTTCCTGTGTGTATACTCGTAACCTTAATTGTTAAAATATCAAGCAATTTTTAAGATAGGAATATATAGGAAACATGACATAACAACATTTCAAATACCATCAGGATTGATCACGGGCATAATGTACCAGTCAACGTTAGTCGAGAGGCCCGCGTTACCAGCAACTTCTACGAGTTGGTGGATAATATACGTCGCAACGGCTGGGGTAATCCATTCTCTCGCGTGAATTCCTTCGTAATAAAATTTACTTTCgtttaaataaaacagaatGCAAGTGAGACTGTCGTTGAACCTTACCTCCGTCGATCCAGATGGCTGGGTTAGTATCCGGCGAAGAAGCTGATGAGATACGGACAACGTAAAGTGGCCGACCTTCGTATGACCAGCCAATATTAATCAATTTGACAATTTGCGGATAAGTTTTGGCCAGGTAAGTAAGGTAGTCGTATATATCACTTAAACGATGAAAGCTAGTCCAGTCCATTTTGTAGGCTGATGGaccaataaaagaaaagaaattataggtaaaaaaaacgaaaacaaatagtAAGGCACTATCGAAGAATTTCAATGAACATATCGGTACGTCGGAAACT
This region includes:
- the LOC130696859 gene encoding uncharacterized protein LOC130696859, which gives rise to MKKLDVRQILAERNERKKREMELNGFPTDTNDSLPMTPSFSDSILIESSSQGYSSQSNTEKKLNSFTKLDIFYEKQVFRLFSEDQVNFSWLEKDARIKDVPKMPHADLKNYLQSEILAKHCRRSHSSNILACRYLFFLMSATASTDVMQTCLKILQEKISDTNEPYSILVPDLLIVLMNYGTVSSKLWSDGNHISFPRTFRVYPLNSFDSELNHSLPFPRLNLEKVLSLLRFNITTYPYFSESEKGGLLNLMLNLSMANYIVGDTFLILIIKDIICAILDSFRAEEWTEVDYKMVEELALQCWSDELDAMEIVQRISFIPTTTSRGVQLLQSAAFLAIQHLMDLEEITVCGRVLLEDVYRLVLLLSQNNFKNYWTLFGIITLFSFTLDSNDSSLDKEKMTNLYVAMNEARHRIRDISDQLDTAPMLVKNLMCEVSLMWKDSIPIDNVV
- the LOC130697057 gene encoding carboxypeptidase B-like; the encoded protein is MSHLLAALIFNCLFIACLTAPQEHVWTEEVVSYSGFQLWSITPHTNEGLEFLLKIQRDYELDVWKESRSINNTMDLMIPPDFQSELKLRLADAEIPYLVKIGDVQTLINNGNANVTNLNENIKARAYKMDWTSFHRLSDIYDYLTYLAKTYPQIVKLINIGWSYEGRPLYVVRISSASSPDTNPAIWIDGGIHAREWITPAVATYIIHQLVEVAGNAGLSTNVDWYIMPVINPDGYEYTHRKNRLWRKSRSKVALFCRGVDQNRNFGYKWGGLGASRQPCTETFRGPAGFSERETAAVSNFIQGKSTKIKVFITLHSYGQYILLPWGYEALRPADYDELLALADDAASKFVRFKYTVGNTAELLYSASGGSVDWAKSIGIKYSYGVELGDTGTYGFVLPPSLILPICEDFFPALKVFADKADSMTH